The Cognaticolwellia beringensis genome segment ATTGTTATGAGGTAACAATCGCTAATACCGATATATTGTGATGATTTCTGTTAATAAATGTTTGCCCAAAAGTGCAGAGTGTGGAAGAATCAAAGCATTATTAAATGCTGTCAGGAGTTCCTGTGATAGATGCCGAAGGCTATCGAGCTAACGTCGGCATAGTAATAATCAATGACAGGGGACAAGTATTTTGGGCAAGGCGTTTTGGTCAGCATTCTTGGCAATACCCACAAGGTGGAGTTGACGAGGGTGAGTCTGCAGAACAAACAATGTATCGGGAATTGGACGAAGAAGTTGGTTTAAAACCTGAGCATGTTAAAATTGTAGCGACTACTAAGCATTGGTTAAGATATAAATTACCGAAAAGGTTAATTAGGCACGAAAGCTTACCCGTATGTATTGGTCAAAAGCAGAAATGGTTTTTACTGCAATTGACAGCACCAGAATCAGCGGTTGATTTATTACATTCAAATCATCCAGAGTTTGACGACTGGCGTTGGGTTTCATACTGGTATCCGGTCAGGCAAGTGGTGTCATTTAAGCGAGAGGTTTATCGTAAGGTGATGAAAGAATTTGCTTTATCGGCAATGCCTAGTTATCGCCAAGAACGTCGCCGACGCCGAGCTTAAATATAGTTCACCTTAGATTATTATTATGTCTTGTAAAATAGCTCACTTCGGTGAGCTATTTAGTTTAAAGTTATTGAGTCTGCAACGATAATATAACTAATACCAAGTTGATTAATTAACGGCTCATTTTTAATGGTTGAAATTAATAATGACGGTGTTATAAAATTTATAAGTAGCATAACTACTGACTAACTTTTATGCCTTGTAATTATCCATTTTCCCTCATGAAAAAGTAGAAAACTTAATTAATCAAATTGGTATAACTTAATTAAAGAGTGCTGAGTTAGCACAGGTCATTTTAATCATACTAGTTTGTATGATACTTATATGTATAAAAAAAGAACTAATTTAAAGGGACGGTAATGCTTACTATTTTACGTCGAATTGTTCTCGAGTTTAGTCAAGCTACGGAACTTGACCAGGCATTATTACGCTTAGTTAGTCAGGTAAAATCTGCGCTTTCCACTCAATGCTGTTCAGTGTATTTAGCTGACCATCAAAAAAAACACTTCATTTTAATGGCTTCTAATGGCTTAGCTGAAAATGCTTTTGGCCGAACGAGTGTTGGCTTTACCGAAGGTCTTGTTGGCCTAGTTGGACAACGTGAAGAACCCATCAATATCGCTAATGCTAAGTTACATCCAGATTTTATTCACGCTCCTGAAGTTGAAGAAGAAAAGTTTAAAGCCTTTTTAGGTACGCCGATTATCCATCAACGCAAAGTTTTGGGCATATTAACGGTACAGCAAGAACAAGCTCGCGTATTTAATGAAGATGAAGAAGCCTTTTTGGTTACACTATCTGCACAACTTGCAACGGTGTTGGCCAGTGTTGAAGCGCAAGGTATGATTGAGTTATGCCATAGCAACCAAGGGGTTGGTAAAAGCATTATCGGTATAGGCGGTTCTCCAGGTGTTGCTATAGGTGAGATGGTCGTTATGTCCCCGAAAGCAGACCTGTCTACTGTCGCGGTTGATAAAGCAAGTAATAGTGTGCAGCAGTTAACTATTTTTAATGATGCTGTAAGTCGCACCATTGCTGAATTTTCTCAGATGAGTGAGAAATTAAAAGCAATAATCTCAGATAGTAGCCTCGATATCTTTGATGTTTATAAACAGTTGATCGAAGGCGATAATTTTAAAATTGAAGTGATTGCTAAAATTCAGTCAGGTTGGAATGCCCAAAGTGCGCTTAAACTGGTGGTTGACCATTATGTGATGCAGTTTGAAGCCTTAGACGATGAATATTTACGTGAGCGTGCTTATGATATTAAAGATTTAGGTAATCGCTTATTAAATAATATTCAAAATATGGAAGAGCTTGAACAACAGCTACCTAATAAATTCATATTAGTCGCAGAAGATGTCAGTGCGTCGATGCTTGCTGAATATCAGCACCTTGGTTTATTAGGTATTGTTTCAATAACCGGCTCAAATAATTCTCATACTGCCATTCTTGCGAAAGCGCTAAATATCCCAGCGATTATGGGAGTTGATTATCTTGCTATTCGACAGTTACATAAAAAAAATGCGGTTTTAGACGGTTACGCCTATCAACTCTATGTTAATCCTGGTGATGCACTGATAAATGAGTATCGTCATATTTTAGCAGCAGAAAACTTACTAAACGCCCAAGTCAAAGAGGCTGAACATTTACCTGCATCGACAATAGACGGTCATAGCGTGAGCTTACTGATAAATTCCGGATTATCTGCGGGATTTGAATACTCACAAAATGTTGGTGCTGATGGTGTTGGTTTGTACCGCACTGAAATCCCATTTATGAATCGTAGTTGTTTTCCGTCTGAGGCGGAGCAAACTGCACTGTATAGAGAAGTGCTAGAGTCATTCGCAGGTAAGCCTGTTACTATGCGTACTTTAGATGTTGGTGGTGATAAATCATTACCGTATTTTCCCATTATTGAAGCTAATCCGTTTTTAGGTTGGCGTGGCATACGTATTACCTTAGATCACCCAGAAATATTTTTAGTACAAATCCGTTCGATGATGAAAGCTAACCAT includes the following:
- the rppH gene encoding RNA pyrophosphohydrolase; protein product: MIDAEGYRANVGIVIINDRGQVFWARRFGQHSWQYPQGGVDEGESAEQTMYRELDEEVGLKPEHVKIVATTKHWLRYKLPKRLIRHESLPVCIGQKQKWFLLQLTAPESAVDLLHSNHPEFDDWRWVSYWYPVRQVVSFKREVYRKVMKEFALSAMPSYRQERRRRRA
- the ptsP gene encoding phosphoenolpyruvate--protein phosphotransferase, whose protein sequence is MLTILRRIVLEFSQATELDQALLRLVSQVKSALSTQCCSVYLADHQKKHFILMASNGLAENAFGRTSVGFTEGLVGLVGQREEPINIANAKLHPDFIHAPEVEEEKFKAFLGTPIIHQRKVLGILTVQQEQARVFNEDEEAFLVTLSAQLATVLASVEAQGMIELCHSNQGVGKSIIGIGGSPGVAIGEMVVMSPKADLSTVAVDKASNSVQQLTIFNDAVSRTIAEFSQMSEKLKAIISDSSLDIFDVYKQLIEGDNFKIEVIAKIQSGWNAQSALKLVVDHYVMQFEALDDEYLRERAYDIKDLGNRLLNNIQNMEELEQQLPNKFILVAEDVSASMLAEYQHLGLLGIVSITGSNNSHTAILAKALNIPAIMGVDYLAIRQLHKKNAVLDGYAYQLYVNPGDALINEYRHILAAENLLNAQVKEAEHLPASTIDGHSVSLLINSGLSAGFEYSQNVGADGVGLYRTEIPFMNRSCFPSEAEQTALYREVLESFAGKPVTMRTLDVGGDKSLPYFPIIEANPFLGWRGIRITLDHPEIFLVQIRSMMKANHGLGNLAIMLPMISSITEVDEAIRLINQAYYELTTEFFCNESDVLIRPKVGVMIEVPGVIFQLEDLANKVDFFSVGSNDLTQYLLAVDRNNSRVASLYDFYHPAVLRSLNYIAQKSQTRDVPLSICGELANEPTGALLLIAMGYKNLSMSAHSLAKVKWVIRHVEYRELRQILDQVLSLTTTASVHSYMHEQLVKLGLGDFVHAKLK